GATGAGTCTTGTTCTCGTATGCTTGTACGATGAGATCTGGCAGGACCGAGCTCGGGTTGTCCCGATAGACCTGAGCCGCTGTCTGTAAGACGTCATCTTCGCTCCGAGCACGCCGGACAACTGCTTCAGCTGCGTAGAACTCCATAAAAGTTCGGTGCGTAAAAGCGAACAGACGCTGGCCGCGCGCGTTAAATCCCGTAGCTGTCAACAACCAGGCTCTGTTCGCGCAAAAGCTAAGAAACTCTGCCGCCCGTTGATCCGCCTCGGACGCTTGGACGCCGGCAGTGTCTTGGAAGTATATTCCGATGAGGCGAGTGAGTTGACCTTCCTCTACGCCAGCTCCCGTTGAAGGAAATTTGAAAAAGAAGTCCGCAAGTTCTTCCATAAGGGTGTGGCCATAACGTCGATGGTCGACGGGTTGTGGGATATGCCGGAGAGCATCCCAGCCGTAGAAGAGGAGGTCAGCACAGTCCTTATACACGTCCCGACGGTTCATCGGTATGTATCCCCGAACTCTGTAGAGAGTGCAGAGAAGTGAAAGCATTAGAGGATTCCGGCGGATCTCTTGGATATCCTCAGATTCCCTAACGAAGGCCATTCTGTCTGTTTTCGGCCGCTCCATGAGCTTGAACCACCGCGTCGCATATTCCTCGACTTGATCGGGGGTATATTCATGCAGTTCGTGAACAGAGAATCGCGGGCTCTCGAAGCGAGCCGATTCGTAACCAATCTTCCGAGTGGTGCAGACAATCGATGTAAGGGGATACCTGTACGCGACCATCTCGATGCGGCCAATTAGACTTCTTCTAGCCTGAATGTCAACGAGTTCGTCGACACCGTCGAAGATTAGGAAGCAGCGCCCAACCGAGAGTAAGTCCCGAAGGTCATCTTCGGTGACATCAATGCCGGTGGCCCGCTTTATCGACAGCGCTACTTGATCCGTGACATCTACGTCTGCGTCAGAGCCAAATTCCCTGCACCTCACGATGACTGGCGCATAGTCACTTTCCTCGCGTTGGGCAATCTGTCCGGCGAGCCGGGTGACGAAGGTACTCTTGCCTGCTCCCGGATGGCCAATGATTACTAGATTCGTCCCCGGATGAGGGTCAGCCAGGACATGGTTGGCCTCGACGGGATCGCCTTGTCGAGCCGGGCTAAGCGTCCTGCTGACATAGAGCGCGTCATGAGAGAACCTGTGGTGCTCCTGCGTGTGTTCAAGCCTCAGCTCGGAGGTGGCTTCTTGCATCCCGCAGCTGATATCGACGCACAGTTCCCGAATCTGTTTTGCTCTTGCCACGTCACGCGCAATTGCGACTATGCGCCGTACGTAGAGCGGCGCTGGCTTCTTTTGGTTGAACCCTGTGTCACCCGCTAGCAAGCTGTCAATATCGTCATCGCTTAGCCTCCTCAAACCATCAACCGTTGGCAGGATGAGTTTGAGGTTCTCTACGATAATGCGCCAAATGAGGGCTGCCGTCTCGTCCGACGCCGCCGGGATGCCGGGAACGCGGGATGCGAAGAGTGTTTGGAACGCATTTTCGCACTCCTCAGCCCATCCGCCAAGGTCTCTTGTTCTCGCCTGCGTATTCAGCACGAGGACGTATGCCGCTGCCAGAGCAAAGACCTCGGGAGACTTGAGCAAGGAGGAAATCTGCTGTTCCTGCTCATAGGTCAAGACCACCGCAGCTTCCGCTCCGTCACTGAGCACTAGGCTGCCTAGTACTCCAGCCGGAGATCGTGATCACGGTTCGGTGAGGGCTTGTCGGGCGTAGTGGCTGGCTTTGGCTCGGGCTTGGTGGCGCCGTCGCCAGATCGACCACTTGAGCTGGTCAGCGTGGCGTCGGCTGGGTTCGATGACCAGGGCGTTGAACAGGCGATGGAGTTCGTTGACGGTCAGTGGGATCAGCCCGGACGGGCTCGGTTGGGTTCGGCGAGCGGTGGCGGTGGCAAGGAAGGCGTGGGCGAGGATCGCCAGGGTGGTCCATCGGTGCCAGGAGGTCCAGCGCCGGTTCTGGTGTTGGTCCAGGCCGAGGGCGGTCTTCGCGGTCTGGAACGACTCTTCAATCTTCCAGCGGCGGCCGGCCACGGACACCAGCGCGCCCAGTGGCGCGGGCTCGGGTGACCAGCAGCGGTAGAAGGCCAGCTCACCGGTGCGGCGGTGGCGGCGGATCAGCAGCCAGTGGTGGCCGGCGTGTGCGTCGGCGTGCGCGGGCAACGGCATCCAGGCCCAGTCGTAGTAGCGGTGCCCCTTGGCGCCGGCACCGGCCGAGACGCGCTGCCAGGCGGTACGGGTCAGGCCGGCGGCGAGGTGGTCGACCCGCCGGCTGCCGATGCCGGTGATCACCTGATGGGAGCAGGCCACCGCGAGGACGTAGCCGAGGCGGTGACCGCGTAGCGCGGCGGCCAGCCGCGGGTCACCGCCGTAGGCCTCATCGCCGGCCACCCATCGACACGGCAGGCCGGCGGCGACAGCCTCGTCGATCATCCGTGCCGCCAGCTGCGGCTTGGTGGCGAACCTGATCTCGTCGGGGACACCTGCCTCGCTCCTGCGTGACGGGTTCTCACACCACACCTTGGGTAGGTAGAGCGCCGCGTCGATCAGGGCGTGCCCGGCCTCGGTGGCGTAGACCAGATGCACCGCCAGCTGACAGTTCTCGATCTTCCCGGCGGTGCCCGAGTACTGGCGCTGCACCCCGACGGTGTGATGGCCCTTCTTCAGATCTCCTGTCTCGTCTACGACCAGAACCGCGTCGGGGTCACCCAGGTGCTCCGCGACGAACCCCCGCACGTCCGCGCGGACCTGCTCGTCGTCCCACTTCGCCCGGGCGAGCAGGTCCTGCATCCCGTCCGGCGAGGCGTCCCCGGCGTGCTCGGCGATTGTCCAACAGTTCTTCCGCGGCAGCGGCGCCAACAAGCCCCGCACGAAGTCCCGCACCCGCCGACGCGGCTCCGGCCTGCGGAAACGCGATCCCACGGTCAACATCAGGTCGTCGAACAACACACGCCACCGCTGGGCGTCTACCCTGTAAGCCGCAGCCACCGCCGCGTCATGGTCAGTCCACACAACCGTCCATGCTCGACGGTGGCTGCACCCACTCCAGCCCCGGGGGAACCTCGCCCCGACTCAGATCAACATCTCCGGCTGGAGTACTAGGTCGATGTCAACTCTGTGCCGGCTGCCTTCAGCAGCGCTGCCGTAAACCGACGCGGCGACCTTGCCGACGATGGTCTTGATCGCTTCGCCAGCGATCAGCTCGACAATGCCTGTCATTGATGCCCTCCCCCGGGTTGGCAGCCAACCTGCGCGATCCGCCAGCGTATGAGAGCTGTTGTCGCATATCGCCATGACATGTCGGCTATCCGACACTCCTCGTAGGACGTTCGCCATCCCGTCTGCCGTCGACCCGCCCTCCTGGGGAGCTGGCCGCCGCCCGGCCCGCCACGTCAAGCGGACCTTGACGCAGGTTCGGACGCTGGCGAGTCGGGCGGTGGTCTGCTCGGCTTTGCCCGGGTCGATGGCAGGCGGGATGGCCTACCGCAACCACCCACGGACCCGGCGGCTGCCGACGATCTTCTGCCATCCTGGAGCCGGAGCGCCCCCGCCGGAGGCGCCCTAACCGCAACCTCGCGACCGCCGCCAACTCGCCGACGCGGCTGGCGTGCTCTCCCCTACGCCGCGCGGTTCTGGCCGCGCGGCTCGGCCGGCTGCCGGCCCACCACCCCACGGTCAACGGTCTGTCGTTCCGCGGCGGCCCTCCGGGCTTCCCCGCTTTCCGCGCCAGCCGCCGGGCGTCAGGGGTGACGGCCGCAGAGCGACAGCGGCAGCGGCCGGCACGCGCCCAGGCGGCGGCGCGTGCGGCCCGTCAAGGGCCGCCTTGATCGATGTAAAGAAAGTCCTCCCACTCGGCCGTCATGCTGGCAGCCGGCCGGCCTGCGCCCTGGAAGGATGAGGGCATGGACCGCTTCGAGGGGCGCTGCTGGCTGGACTGGTGGGCGAACTCCTCCACCCTGCTCGGCAGCGTCGAGGTGGCCGTTGTGATTACCGCCGTAGACGCCGGCTGGGAGGCCCGCGGTCGCCTGGTCAGCGACAGCGACGGGGACCGTGACGCCTTTGCATTCCTTTGCGACCTCGATCCCGTCTTCATGCTGCGCTTCGAAGACGAGAGCAGGGTCGCCGTCACCGCGCACCCCAGCGACGGGCATCGCCGCTTCAGCCTCACCGAGTACACCGGTCCTGTTCAGCGATCGGTCGAAAATCGCATCGCCCTGTAGGCAGCACCGGACCAAGCCTGCGACCGGACTGGCTCGACAGCAGGTTCACGACGGGTTGACGTGTCGGCACCCGGTGCTACTCTGACGCTCGTCGAGCACGCCAACGCGGCCTTCCTGCCGGATCGCTGGACTCGACTTCCGAGATGCCGAGCGGCCTTCCTGCCGCTGATCCGGGCCACGTTCCGCCGGGTCTCGATCGCACCGGCCACAGTGCCGGTCCCCTGAATCCGCTGAGCGGTCCAGCACGGCCTGGTCTGCCGTCCACGATGGCCCGGATTCGCACCCCACGGTGGGACAGCCTGCGGCAACCGGACGCCGATATCCAGGCTCCCCACCCATGCCGACGTCAATCACCGAGTCCACGAGCGCGAAAGGACACGACCGATCGGCGGAGAGTGGTACCACCACAAATCCGCCCTCCGGCGGCAGCCGCCCTCCCGGCGGTGCCAGGAGACACGACGAACACCACCAGCGGACAGAAGTCCAGAGCTGGTGGTGCTTTGTCTCCCGTCCCTGACACCCCGTGAGGAGAGAGTCGTGTCCACCCCGCTTGACCTGTCCCGGCCTGGCCTCGCCGCCGGCCGTGGCGCCCAAGTTCTCTATCGCGCCGCCGCCCCGGATTTCTTCGGCTGGCTGGAACACACCCGCCCCGCCGGCGGCTGCGCCCGCCCGATCCGCCTCGCCGGCATACTCGCCGCCATCGACGTCGACACCGGTCGGATCGTGAGCGAGCAGCACACCGACCAGCTGCCCGACCGGGCGCTCTACAAGGCGTGTGGCAACCGCCGCGAATCGCAGTGCCCGGACTGCGCCTGGGTCTACCAGGGCGACGCCTACCAGGTGGTGCGTTGCGGCCTTACCGGCGGCAAGGGCCTACCCGCCTCCGTCGGCCGGCACCCGGTCGTCTTCGCCACCTTCACCGCACCCTCGTTCGGCTCGGTCCACCACCGGCACGTCCGCCGCCACAGCTGCTCGACCCGGCAGCGCTGCGACTGCCGCCCGGACCCCTGCCACGCCCGCCGCACCGCCGGCACCTGCCCGCATGGGCTGCCCGCCGTGTGCTTCGCCCGCCACGGCGCTGACGATCCGCGGCTTGGGCAGCCGTTGTGCCTGGACTGCTACGACCACGACCACCAGGTCATCTGGAACCACTTCTCCGGCGAGCTATGGCGGCGCACCAAGCAGGCCATGGACCGCCACCTCGCTGCCCACTGCCGCCGACGCGGCATCCCCTTCGTCCGGGTGGTCACTGCCGCTGGCAAGGTCCGCTGGCTCCCGCCCGTGCGCGTGTCGCACGGCAAGGTCGCCGAGATGCAGCGCCGTGCAGCAGTCCACTTCCACTGCCTGCTGCGCCTGGACGGCGTCGACCCCGACGACCCGGACGCCCTCGTGCCGCCGCCAGCCGGCATCACCATCGACGACCTGGAGGAAGCCGTCCACGCCGCCGCCCGCCAGATCACCGTCACCACGCCCGAACACCCCGACCGACCCGAAGGCTGGGTGGTCGCCTGGGGCGAGCAGGTTGACGTCCGGCGAATCAACAGCGCCAGCGGCGAACTGACGGACAGCATGGTGGCCGCCTACCTGGCCAAGTACGCCACCAAGTCGACCGAGGCCACGGGCCACCGCTCCACCCGACTCACAGCCGACACGATCGGCGACTACGCCGACCCGGAAGGCGACCACCTCGCCCGCCTCATCCACGCCTGCTGGCGACTCGGCCGCCCCACCCACAACGCCACCGCGACTGGCGCCGCAACGACCGGCGGCCATCAAGGCCACCTTGACGACAACCCGAACCCCTACGCCGGGCTGCGTCGCTGGGCACACATGCTCGGCTTCGGCGGCCACTTCCTCACCAAAGCCCGCCGCTACTCCGTCACCTTCGGCCTGCTCCGCGACACCCGCACCACCTACCGCCGCACCGAAGACGACGAGTCCACCGCCAGCATCACCGTCGCCACCCTCACCTATGTCGGGTCCGGCTGGCTCAACGATGGTGACGCTCTCCTCGCCAACACCGCCGCCAGACAGCGCCGGGAGAGCAGACGCATCGGCCGGGAAGAACTCGCCCATGAAGCCTGGCTCGCCGGGGCGGCCGCATGAGCCGTAACCTCACCCCGCGCTGGTACTCCCCCCGAGGTCGCCGTCCTGCTCGGCTTCGGTATCTCCAAGGTCAAGATGAAGATCGCCACCGGCGAGCTGCGCTCCATCAAGGACGGCAAGTACCGCCGCATCCTGCCCGAATGGGTCGACGACTACATCCGCCAGCAGGTCAAGCGCCAGGAGGTCGCCTGATGCCAGCCCGTGCCCGCGCCAACGGCGAAGGCTCGATCTTCCCGTACCGCAACGGCTTCGCCGCCTACGTCTGGGTCACCAAGCCCGACGGCAAGCGCACGCGCAAGTACGTCTACGGCAAGACGCGGGAGGCAGTCCACAATAAGTGGATCAAGCTGCATCAGCAGGCGAAACAGGGACCGGTGGCGACCAGCGTCCCGACGGTCGGCAGCTTCCCTCACCCGGTGGCTATCGGAGATCATCGAGCCGAACCGGGCACCGCTGACCTATGCGACCTACGAGACGATCGTCCGCCGCTACATCGCCCCCGGCCTCGGGGCCAAGCGGCTCGACCGGCTCCAGTCGCGGGACGTGCAGACCTGGATCAACCACGTGGCTCGGACCTGCCAGTGCTGCGCCCAGGGCAAGGACGCCGCTCGGCCCAAGGACAAGCGGCGCTGCTGCGCCGTCGGCCGGTGCTGCCAGGCCGTCCCGTCGACCCGCACGGTCAGCGACATCCGGGCCGCCCTGCGGGCCGCCCTCACCACGCCCAGACCGAAGACCTCATCACCAAAAACCCAGCGGCATCGGTCACCCTCGCCACCGTCCGCCGCCGACGCGGCCAGTCCTGGTCGAGCGACGAGGCCCGCCGGTTCCTGGAATCGGCCCGCCACGACGAGGAGACGCTTTACGCCGCTTACGCCCTGGTCCTCGTCACCGGCCTACGCAAGGGCGAAGTCCTGGGACTGACATGGGAGGACGTCGACCTCGACGCCGGAGAGCTGACCATCGGCCGCCAACTGCAACGGGTCCGCGGCCACCTCCTGCACCGCGACACCAAGACCCAGGCCTCCGACGCCACCCTCCCCCTGCCCGACATCTGCGCAACGGCACTACAAATCAGGAAGGCACAACGGGACGAGGCACGAGCAGCCGCCGGCAACGCGTGGCACGAGAATGACCTCGTATTCACCACCTGCTATGGCACACCCATCGAGCCGCGCAACTTTCAACGGTCCTGGCAGACAAGATGCGAGAAGGCGAAAGTCAAGCCGATCACCGTCCACGACGCGCGCCGCACCTGCGCCACCCTCCTGGCCGACCTCGACGTCCATCCCAGAGTCGTCATGCAGATCCTCCGGCACGCCCGCTTCTCCGTGACCATGGAGATCTACACGCAGGTCTCGTCGAAGGCGACCCTCGACGCCCTCAAGCGCCTCGGTGACTCACTCGGCCACTGACCTACTGCTGTACTTCGCTGCTGTACGGGCAGCAAAAAGGCCACCCCCGAAGCCGGGAAGTGGCCTTTGACCTGCGTGGGCGATACTGGGATCGAACCAGTGACCTCTTCGGTGTGAACGAAGCGCTCTCCCGCTGAGCTAATCGCCCTCAGCGCCGATGACTCTACCTGATCGAGAAGGCAGACCAAAAAACCCGGGGTCAGTGCGTCGCGAGGTAGTGCAGCGTCCGGGCCACCAGGTCGATCCCGAGGCTGTACTTGAGCGACAGCCACACCACCGTGGCCACGAAGACGAGGCCGACCGCACCGAGCACGAACCGCACCGGAAATGACCGGCTGGTGACCCAACGCGTCCACGCCTGGACGTGCCGTCGGGTGAAGCCGAGCAGCCGCCGCGCCCAGTGGAACTCGACCGCCCAGATGCCCAGCCCGGCGATCACCAGCAGCC
The window above is part of the Micromonospora inositola genome. Proteins encoded here:
- a CDS encoding NACHT domain-containing protein, producing the protein MTYEQEQQISSLLKSPEVFALAAAYVLVLNTQARTRDLGGWAEECENAFQTLFASRVPGIPAASDETAALIWRIIVENLKLILPTVDGLRRLSDDDIDSLLAGDTGFNQKKPAPLYVRRIVAIARDVARAKQIRELCVDISCGMQEATSELRLEHTQEHHRFSHDALYVSRTLSPARQGDPVEANHVLADPHPGTNLVIIGHPGAGKSTFVTRLAGQIAQREESDYAPVIVRCREFGSDADVDVTDQVALSIKRATGIDVTEDDLRDLLSVGRCFLIFDGVDELVDIQARRSLIGRIEMVAYRYPLTSIVCTTRKIGYESARFESPRFSVHELHEYTPDQVEEYATRWFKLMERPKTDRMAFVRESEDIQEIRRNPLMLSLLCTLYRVRGYIPMNRRDVYKDCADLLFYGWDALRHIPQPVDHRRYGHTLMEELADFFFKFPSTGAGVEEGQLTRLIGIYFQDTAGVQASEADQRAAEFLSFCANRAWLLTATGFNARGQRLFAFTHRTFMEFYAAEAVVRRARSEDDVLQTAAQVYRDNPSSVLPDLIVQAYENKTHRGAEMLLRRLIKDPSQGGKLSGSPPYPLCLRILNATPVGAPLVRDVLTSTFRAWAQLSDDVKKGAFISLLQLYKDPRLICIGMLTGSGEGHPQDTVGFRKVFVECWAALWLLGEADLFLDEWGRVADEIVEADNLVDCADSEVLQSYLTLTGHLDPQTGKSFYSQLVLACFGEMTPGLLLQAIQKLSVGQEEETDRAIIAIHGRRLATSPPKIHPIQEKRLSQVLANLVPRMADFTQAAIQVEGAFAVLMWLACFAAEEYPGDLHPFHEVARGILPDDLLLRILATRSKSLVDEGDMADDLEGVKPLNRRERRAVAESGPSWLQRWMNGRLGLTF
- a CDS encoding IS701 family transposase; this encodes MLTVGSRFRRPEPRRRVRDFVRGLLAPLPRKNCWTIAEHAGDASPDGMQDLLARAKWDDEQVRADVRGFVAEHLGDPDAVLVVDETGDLKKGHHTVGVQRQYSGTAGKIENCQLAVHLVYATEAGHALIDAALYLPKVWCENPSRRSEAGVPDEIRFATKPQLAARMIDEAVAAGLPCRWVAGDEAYGGDPRLAAALRGHRLGYVLAVACSHQVITGIGSRRVDHLAAGLTRTAWQRVSAGAGAKGHRYYDWAWMPLPAHADAHAGHHWLLIRRHRRTGELAFYRCWSPEPAPLGALVSVAGRRWKIEESFQTAKTALGLDQHQNRRWTSWHRWTTLAILAHAFLATATARRTQPSPSGLIPLTVNELHRLFNALVIEPSRRHADQLKWSIWRRRHQARAKASHYARQALTEP
- a CDS encoding replication initiator → MSTPLDLSRPGLAAGRGAQVLYRAAAPDFFGWLEHTRPAGGCARPIRLAGILAAIDVDTGRIVSEQHTDQLPDRALYKACGNRRESQCPDCAWVYQGDAYQVVRCGLTGGKGLPASVGRHPVVFATFTAPSFGSVHHRHVRRHSCSTRQRCDCRPDPCHARRTAGTCPHGLPAVCFARHGADDPRLGQPLCLDCYDHDHQVIWNHFSGELWRRTKQAMDRHLAAHCRRRGIPFVRVVTAAGKVRWLPPVRVSHGKVAEMQRRAAVHFHCLLRLDGVDPDDPDALVPPPAGITIDDLEEAVHAAARQITVTTPEHPDRPEGWVVAWGEQVDVRRINSASGELTDSMVAAYLAKYATKSTEATGHRSTRLTADTIGDYADPEGDHLARLIHACWRLGRPTHNATATGAATTGGHQGHLDDNPNPYAGLRRWAHMLGFGGHFLTKARRYSVTFGLLRDTRTTYRRTEDDESTASITVATLTYVGSGWLNDGDALLANTAARQRRESRRIGREELAHEAWLAGAAA
- a CDS encoding TIGR02611 family protein, whose amino-acid sequence is MSTERDSGDPRGTSGGTASRAGAAVPAPRRGGWRGRVNTTLDLIRANPTGRITLKIFIAIAGAIVVTVGIALIPLPGPGWLLVIAGLGIWAVEFHWARRLLGFTRRHVQAWTRWVTSRSFPVRFVLGAVGLVFVATVVWLSLKYSLGIDLVARTLHYLATH